In the genome of Candidatus Ruthia magnifica str. Cm (Calyptogena magnifica), one region contains:
- the pheA gene encoding prephenate dehydratase translates to MSKKTLLELRDGIDALDKKIQLLIGNRAQLASEVAQVKKDSDDNSVFYRPEREAQVLRSIIKRNDSLLKDKDMAYIFRQIMSACLALEQPLSIAYLGPEGTFTQEAALKYFGHSVSTLDCASIDEIFHQVEKGDAHYGVVPIENSSNGVIGATVDMLYSQNLKICGEVEISIQHQLMSANQSQEIKVIYAHSQALDQCQRWLSNHYLNTELKSVASNALAARIVKDEVGAAAIASEAALSLYGLERIAKNIEDKVGNVTRFLILGKDGVPASGEDKTSLLVVTKYESGALFDLLEPFKQQDINIIQLAKHPMPGVKWEYLFLIDIEGHKDDKKVKLALAEVASRVLKVSVLGSYPVAVL, encoded by the coding sequence ATGAGTAAAAAAACACTGTTAGAATTGCGCGATGGGATTGATGCATTGGATAAAAAAATCCAATTACTAATTGGTAATCGTGCGCAATTAGCTTCTGAGGTTGCACAAGTGAAAAAAGACTCAGACGATAATAGTGTTTTTTATCGACCTGAGCGTGAGGCACAAGTGCTACGTTCAATTATTAAAAGAAATGACAGCTTATTAAAAGATAAAGACATGGCGTATATTTTTCGCCAAATTATGTCAGCTTGTCTTGCACTTGAGCAGCCATTAAGTATTGCTTATTTAGGTCCTGAAGGCACTTTTACACAAGAGGCAGCACTTAAATATTTTGGGCATAGTGTATCCACACTTGATTGTGCAAGTATTGATGAGATTTTTCATCAAGTTGAAAAGGGTGATGCACATTATGGCGTTGTGCCTATTGAGAATTCATCTAATGGTGTGATTGGTGCTACGGTTGATATGCTTTATTCTCAAAATTTGAAAATTTGTGGCGAGGTAGAAATTTCAATTCAGCATCAATTAATGAGTGCAAATCAATCACAAGAGATTAAAGTTATTTATGCTCACTCTCAAGCATTAGATCAATGTCAGCGTTGGTTAAGTAATCACTATCTAAACACAGAGTTAAAGTCAGTGGCATCAAATGCATTGGCTGCGCGTATTGTTAAAGATGAAGTCGGTGCTGCAGCTATTGCTTCAGAAGCGGCATTAAGTTTATATGGGTTAGAAAGAATTGCTAAAAATATTGAAGATAAGGTTGGCAATGTTACTCGCTTTTTAATTCTTGGCAAAGATGGTGTTCCTGCTTCTGGTGAAGATAAAACTTCGCTTTTGGTTGTGACCAAGTATGAATCTGGCGCGCTTTTTGATTTATTAGAGCCATTTAAACAGCAAGATATTAATATAATACAACTGGCAAAACACCCCATGCCTGGTGTTAAGTGGGAGTATCTATTTTTAATTGATATTGAAGGGCATAAAGACGATAAAAAAGTAAAACTAGCATTAGCAGAAGTTGCTAGTAGAGTACTTAAAGTTAGTGTACTTGGCTCGTATCCTGTTGCTGTTTTATAA
- a CDS encoding phosphoglycerate dehydrogenase, whose protein sequence is MIKILTLNNISLIGLEKLPRKDYEIAAEMSNPDAILVRSAKMHDIEINDNLKAVGRAGAGVNNIPLDKMSDKGVVVFNAPGANANAVKELVISSMLLASRNICQAWNYVNSLPLDNLKTAIEEGKKNYTGSELPGKTLGIVGLGSIGVQIANAAYALGMDVIGFDPNITIKSAWKLSAGVEQVLSVDELFLRSDFVSFHIPLLEGTKNLLNKERIALLPKDATILNFARDGIVDEEALMIVLDSGKVKYYVTDFPIDDKKNHDRVIALPHLGASTVEAEDNCAIMVINQVRDYLENGNILNSVNFPEASMPRAGKERLAITHKNIPNMVGQISTTIADSGANIVDMLNKSKGDIAYTLVDLEHEISPSVFNNLKQVKDILTVRGL, encoded by the coding sequence ATGATTAAGATTCTTACGCTTAATAACATTTCACTAATTGGCTTGGAAAAATTACCAAGGAAGGATTATGAAATTGCTGCAGAAATGAGTAATCCTGATGCAATTTTAGTGCGTAGTGCAAAAATGCATGATATAGAAATTAATGACAACCTTAAAGCTGTTGGTCGTGCTGGTGCAGGCGTTAATAACATTCCACTGGATAAAATGAGCGACAAGGGTGTGGTGGTTTTTAATGCACCGGGTGCGAATGCTAATGCAGTAAAAGAATTGGTCATTAGTTCTATGCTTTTGGCAAGTCGTAATATTTGCCAAGCTTGGAATTATGTTAACAGTTTGCCACTTGATAATTTAAAAACTGCTATTGAAGAAGGCAAGAAAAATTATACTGGCTCTGAATTACCAGGTAAAACTTTAGGGATTGTTGGTTTGGGTTCGATTGGCGTACAAATTGCTAATGCAGCATATGCTTTGGGGATGGACGTTATTGGTTTTGATCCAAATATAACTATTAAAAGTGCATGGAAGTTATCTGCAGGTGTAGAGCAAGTGTTAAGTGTTGATGAGTTGTTTTTACGCAGTGATTTTGTTTCATTCCACATACCATTACTTGAAGGTACTAAAAACTTATTAAATAAAGAGCGTATCGCTTTATTGCCAAAAGATGCAACAATTCTTAATTTTGCCCGTGATGGTATTGTTGATGAGGAGGCTTTAATGATTGTACTTGATAGTGGTAAAGTTAAGTATTACGTGACTGATTTTCCGATTGATGATAAAAAAAATCATGACAGAGTGATTGCCTTGCCACACCTAGGTGCGTCAACAGTAGAGGCTGAAGATAACTGTGCTATTATGGTAATAAATCAAGTAAGAGATTATTTGGAAAATGGTAATATTCTCAACTCGGTGAATTTTCCAGAAGCGTCAATGCCAAGAGCAGGCAAGGAACGACTGGCTATTACCCATAAAAATATTCCTAATATGGTGGGTCAAATCTCAACAACCATTGCAGATTCTGGTGCTAATATTGTTGATATGCTTAACAAATCGAAAGGTGATATTGCTTATACTTTGGTTGATTTGGAGCATGAAATTTCACCTTCGGTTTTTAATAATTTAAAACAAGTAAAAGATATATTGACTGTTAGGGGTCTTTAA
- the serC gene encoding 3-phosphoserine/phosphohydroxythreonine transaminase, which produces MSQVYNFSAGPAMLPTQVLKQMQDELLEYGNTKASVMEISHRDPYFIAMAQKLEQDLRDLMGIPNHYKVLFLQGGASAQFSMVPINLLQGKTKANYAHTGHWSKKAITEGKRYCEVNICTDSSDNKYTDIDVFENWNIDPDGAYLHYTPNETIAGLEFDYVPEVDMPLVADMSSSILSREVDVSKYGVIYASAQKNIGIAGLTIVIVRENLMGNVLANQPVLFDYTTQANNDSMYNTPSTYSWYAASRVFEWLKQQGGLSAMAKINQTKAKTLYDAINGSDFYSNPVAIKYRSWMNVPFLLADESLNGFFLEKAIANNLITLKGHRSVGGMRASIYNAMPQDGINELVNFMKVFEKENT; this is translated from the coding sequence ATGAGCCAAGTTTATAACTTTAGTGCTGGCCCTGCTATGTTGCCAACACAGGTACTAAAACAAATGCAAGATGAGTTATTAGAATATGGCAATACTAAAGCATCAGTGATGGAAATTTCGCATCGTGATCCTTATTTTATAGCAATGGCGCAAAAATTAGAACAAGATTTAAGAGACTTAATGGGCATTCCCAACCATTATAAAGTTTTGTTTTTGCAAGGTGGTGCATCGGCTCAATTTTCAATGGTACCGATTAATTTACTTCAGGGAAAAACTAAGGCTAATTATGCACATACTGGTCATTGGTCTAAAAAGGCAATTACTGAAGGTAAGCGTTATTGCGAGGTAAATATTTGCACCGATAGTTCAGACAATAAATACACCGATATCGATGTCTTTGAAAATTGGAATATTGATCCTGATGGCGCTTATTTGCACTATACACCTAATGAAACCATTGCAGGTTTAGAGTTTGACTATGTGCCAGAGGTAGACATGCCGCTTGTGGCTGATATGTCATCAAGTATTTTGTCGCGTGAGGTTGATGTGTCAAAGTATGGTGTTATTTATGCAAGTGCGCAAAAAAATATTGGTATTGCAGGACTTACCATTGTAATTGTTAGAGAGAATTTGATGGGTAATGTGCTGGCTAATCAACCTGTATTGTTTGACTATACAACTCAAGCGAATAATGATTCGATGTATAACACACCGTCAACGTATTCTTGGTACGCGGCTTCTCGCGTGTTTGAATGGCTTAAACAACAAGGCGGATTGAGCGCTATGGCCAAGATTAACCAAACTAAGGCAAAAACCCTTTATGATGCTATTAATGGTTCTGATTTTTATTCAAATCCTGTAGCAATAAAATATCGTTCTTGGATGAATGTGCCATTTTTGCTAGCTGATGAAAGCCTCAATGGCTTTTTTTTGGAAAAAGCAATTGCTAATAATTTAATCACCTTAAAAGGCCATCGTAGTGTAGGTGGTATGCGTGCTAGTATTTATAATGCTATGCCACAAGATGGGATTAATGAATTGGTGAATTTTATGAAAGTATTTGAAAAGGAAAATACCTAA
- the nrdR gene encoding transcriptional regulator NrdR, with amino-acid sequence MRCPFCQSDDTKVLDTRLIDDGSQVRRRRECVSCGERYSTRETVDLNLPHLIKSDDSREAFSEDKLRSGLLKALEKRPVKTSQIETSIARIELKLMTQADREVSCIKIGEWVMEELKALDKVAYIRFMSVYRQFQDIEAFKKEIDRLMR; translated from the coding sequence ATGCGTTGTCCATTTTGTCAATCTGATGATACTAAAGTATTAGACACACGTTTAATTGATGATGGTTCTCAAGTGCGTCGTCGTCGTGAATGCGTTTCTTGTGGTGAGCGTTATTCAACGCGTGAGACGGTTGATCTTAATTTGCCACACTTGATTAAAAGTGACGATTCTAGAGAAGCGTTTAGTGAAGACAAGCTGCGTTCTGGCTTATTAAAAGCCTTAGAAAAACGCCCTGTTAAAACCTCGCAAATTGAAACCTCCATTGCACGCATTGAGCTAAAATTAATGACTCAAGCTGATCGTGAAGTGTCTTGTATTAAGATTGGCGAGTGGGTAATGGAAGAGCTTAAAGCGTTGGATAAGGTAGCATATATTCGTTTTATGTCAGTTTATCGTCAGTTTCAAGATATTGAGGCGTTTAAAAAAGAAATTGATAGATTAATGAGATAA
- the glyA gene encoding serine hydroxymethyltransferase, with protein MFNKSQTLAKVDIEIHQAITQEKVRQEAHIELIASENYTSPAVMEAQGSQLTNKYAEGYPRKRYYGGCEYVDTVEQLAIDRAKVLFGADYANVQPHSGSQANAAVFQALLVPGDTILGMSLVHGGHLTHGAAPSFSGKNFNAIQYGLNEKTGEINYEQVEALVKKHKPKMIIAGFSAYSRVVDWQYFREIADTAGAYLMVDMAHVAGLVVTGEYPSPVAIADVTTTTTHKTLRGPRGGLILAKANEAIEKKLNSAIFPGIQGGPLMHVIAAKAVSFKEAMSDEYKVYQKQVKINAQVMANIFIERGFDVVSGGTDDHLFLVSFIDQRLTGKAVDAALDSAYITVNMNVVPNDPQSPFVTSGIRVGTPAVTTRGFNEADCADLAMWMCDICADLENEAMIDQVREKVTSLCVKHPVYN; from the coding sequence ATGTTCAATAAATCTCAAACGTTAGCTAAAGTAGATATTGAAATCCATCAGGCGATTACACAAGAAAAGGTTCGCCAAGAGGCACATATTGAGTTAATTGCTAGTGAAAACTACACCTCACCTGCAGTGATGGAGGCGCAAGGCTCGCAATTGACGAATAAGTATGCTGAGGGTTATCCTCGTAAGCGCTATTATGGTGGGTGTGAATATGTTGATACAGTTGAACAATTGGCGATTGATCGTGCTAAGGTATTATTTGGTGCAGATTATGCGAATGTTCAACCGCATTCTGGTTCTCAAGCGAATGCTGCGGTTTTTCAGGCATTGTTAGTACCTGGAGATACAATTTTAGGTATGAGTTTGGTGCATGGCGGGCATTTAACGCATGGTGCTGCACCTTCGTTTTCGGGTAAAAATTTTAATGCCATTCAGTACGGTTTGAACGAGAAAACAGGTGAGATTAATTATGAGCAAGTTGAAGCTTTGGTAAAGAAGCATAAGCCCAAAATGATTATTGCTGGTTTTTCAGCGTATTCACGTGTAGTTGATTGGCAATATTTTAGAGAAATTGCAGATACTGCTGGCGCTTATTTAATGGTTGATATGGCACATGTTGCGGGTTTGGTGGTAACGGGTGAGTATCCATCTCCAGTGGCAATTGCAGATGTGACTACAACAACTACGCATAAAACACTTCGTGGCCCTCGCGGTGGTTTAATTTTGGCTAAGGCCAATGAGGCAATTGAGAAGAAACTTAATTCTGCTATTTTCCCTGGTATTCAAGGTGGGCCACTGATGCATGTTATTGCTGCTAAAGCGGTGAGTTTTAAAGAGGCAATGAGTGATGAATATAAAGTTTATCAAAAGCAAGTAAAGATTAATGCACAAGTGATGGCTAATATATTTATTGAACGCGGTTTTGATGTGGTGTCTGGTGGTACGGATGACCATTTGTTTTTAGTAAGTTTTATTGACCAAAGGCTAACAGGTAAAGCAGTAGATGCTGCCTTAGATAGTGCGTATATTACAGTTAATATGAATGTTGTACCTAATGATCCACAGTCTCCTTTTGTAACTAGTGGTATTCGTGTGGGTACGCCAGCGGTGACAACGCGTGGTTTTAATGAAGCTGATTGTGCCGATTTAGCCATGTGGATGTGTGATATTTGTGCAGATTTAGAGAATGAGGCTATGATTGACCAGGTTAGAGAAAAAGTCACTAGTCTTTGTGTTAAGCACCCAGTTTATAATTAA
- a CDS encoding HesA/MoeB/ThiF family protein, protein MNDQELIRYARQILLPQIGVKGQQTLKNSTLLLIGMGGLGSPSALYLASTGIGNLIIADFDEVELSNLQRQIIHFIDDIGRKKVDSAKDKMLAINPNIKVTTITALHQNNLNDWVAKADVVLDGTDNFDTRFKVNKACVMQKIPLVSAAVIRFEGQLSVFKGYEQTQPCYQCLYSVKGNFDENCVDNGILSPVAGIMGSLQALQAIKVLLNLGEKLVGKLMLIDALDLSFRKIKINKDESCKICANGA, encoded by the coding sequence ATGAACGACCAAGAACTAATCAGATACGCTCGTCAGATACTTTTACCCCAGATTGGAGTAAAAGGGCAACAAACCCTTAAAAATTCTACTTTACTTTTAATTGGCATGGGCGGTTTGGGCTCACCCAGTGCTTTGTATTTAGCCTCTACCGGAATTGGGAATTTAATCATTGCTGATTTTGATGAAGTTGAATTGTCAAATCTACAACGGCAAATTATCCACTTTATAGATGATATTGGTAGAAAAAAAGTTGACTCTGCTAAAGATAAAATGCTTGCTATTAACCCTAATATCAAAGTCACGACGATTACAGCACTTCATCAAAATAATCTAAATGATTGGGTGGCTAAAGCTGATGTGGTTTTAGATGGCACTGATAATTTTGACACTCGTTTTAAAGTTAATAAGGCTTGTGTTATGCAAAAAATACCTCTAGTATCAGCAGCAGTTATCCGTTTTGAAGGACAATTATCTGTATTTAAAGGTTACGAGCAAACACAGCCCTGCTATCAATGTTTGTATTCAGTAAAGGGAAATTTTGATGAGAATTGTGTTGACAATGGTATATTGTCACCCGTTGCAGGTATAATGGGTTCGTTGCAAGCCTTGCAAGCCATTAAAGTCCTTTTAAATTTGGGCGAGAAATTAGTAGGAAAATTAATGCTAATTGATGCGTTAGATCTTTCTTTTAGAAAAATTAAAATAAATAAAGATGAATCTTGTAAAATCTGTGCTAACGGGGCGTAG
- the msrA gene encoding peptide-methionine (S)-S-oxide reductase MsrA: MQITYFAGGCFWCVEAIFQRIEGVVKLTSGYCNGNTVDPTYQDICTGTTGHAEVVKVEFYELKVSFKTLLNIFFEIHNPTTKNQQGNDRGTQYRSAIFYTNDEQQSQAIDMVNQMSDKIVTQIIKLDVFYPAENYHQNYFNNNSSQPYCQMLIAPKLNKYFNQ; this comes from the coding sequence ATGCAAATAACCTACTTTGCTGGTGGATGTTTTTGGTGTGTTGAGGCAATTTTTCAGCGCATTGAAGGGGTTGTTAAGCTCACTTCTGGTTATTGTAATGGCAACACTGTTGACCCTACTTATCAAGATATTTGTACAGGTACAACTGGACATGCTGAGGTAGTTAAAGTTGAATTTTATGAGTTAAAAGTATCTTTCAAGACGTTACTAAACATTTTTTTTGAAATACATAATCCGACCACAAAAAATCAACAAGGTAATGACCGTGGCACGCAGTATCGTTCTGCCATTTTTTATACTAATGACGAGCAACAATCCCAAGCAATTGATATGGTTAATCAAATGAGTGATAAAATTGTAACGCAGATTATAAAACTAGATGTGTTTTATCCTGCTGAAAATTATCATCAAAACTATTTTAATAACAACTCATCACAACCTTATTGCCAAATGCTAATTGCACCAAAACTAAACAAGTACTTTAATCAATGA
- a CDS encoding DNA alkylation repair protein — MSSDKIILQLKYFTTEQRRQTNEWFFKTGKGEYSEFDQFMNVRMPQIRQVAKQYFKDIVYDEIDKLIHHPIHEIRHCGLIILVNKYQSGDEASVFKYYLKNINSVNNWDLVDTTTPHIMGDYIYHHQDQLPLLFEFSKSNDLWKKRIAIVATFVFIKQGEFKPTFKIAKTLLIDTHDLIHKATGWMLREVYKKDHQAMQLFLQENYKQLSRITLRYAIELMVENQRLLYLKGKF, encoded by the coding sequence ATGAGCAGTGATAAGATTATCTTGCAACTAAAATATTTTACAACCGAGCAAAGACGGCAAACCAATGAGTGGTTTTTTAAAACTGGTAAGGGTGAGTATTCTGAGTTTGATCAATTTATGAATGTACGTATGCCTCAAATTAGGCAAGTTGCTAAACAGTATTTTAAGGATATTGTTTATGATGAAATAGACAAACTTATTCACCACCCCATTCATGAAATACGCCACTGTGGTTTGATTATATTAGTGAATAAATATCAATCGGGTGATGAGGCGTCTGTTTTTAAGTATTATCTAAAAAATATCAACTCAGTTAATAATTGGGATTTAGTTGATACCACCACGCCTCATATTATGGGGGATTATATTTATCATCATCAAGACCAATTACCATTGTTGTTCGAGTTTTCAAAATCTAATGATTTATGGAAAAAACGCATTGCTATTGTCGCTACCTTTGTGTTTATTAAGCAAGGTGAATTTAAGCCAACTTTTAAAATTGCCAAAACCTTATTGATTGATACTCATGATTTAATTCACAAAGCCACTGGTTGGATGCTCAGAGAAGTGTACAAAAAAGACCATCAAGCAATGCAGCTATTTTTGCAAGAAAACTATAAGCAACTATCCAGAATAACTTTAAGATACGCCATAGAGCTCATGGTCGAAAACCAAAGATTACTCTATTTAAAAGGTAAATTTTAA
- a CDS encoding AI-2E family transporter, whose protein sequence is MNTNTQKPFEHGFMLSLLFLAIGGLIWLFTPFISALFLSLMIAITTFSKYEQLQNRFSSNNSALLTTLLVTIVLILPLGYILLISTLEISTLIQTINHDLNFDKITQILNQTVTKLPLSDFIKNTLSSTLNNNLEALFIGVKDFSIVILKSIVSLSSHFILFLIIVIFTLYYFYIDGKKIVTRIKSLSPLEAHLNNILLNQFKNLSITLVGSVFLIALLQGMIFSITIIIIGLPALYFGIAMAMASFIPLLGGLIIWLPLSLYLYAQGQITDALIVALSGAVVIGFIVDNLARPSIIKFLSKKSNGTNTLDHTLITVLSTLSGIIQFGILGLFIGPIIAAMAISIFDIYSIRYNKDRFGL, encoded by the coding sequence ATGAATACTAATACGCAAAAACCTTTTGAACATGGATTTATGTTAAGCTTATTATTCTTGGCTATTGGCGGATTAATTTGGCTATTCACCCCTTTTATCTCGGCCTTATTTTTATCACTCATGATTGCTATTACAACTTTTTCAAAATATGAACAATTACAAAATAGATTCTCATCCAATAACTCAGCATTACTAACAACACTACTGGTAACGATTGTTTTAATTTTACCACTAGGTTATATTTTATTAATAAGCACGTTGGAAATTTCCACTTTAATACAAACAATCAATCATGATTTAAACTTTGATAAAATTACTCAAATTTTAAATCAAACTGTTACTAAACTCCCCTTATCAGACTTCATTAAAAACACTTTAAGCAGTACATTAAATAACAATTTAGAAGCCTTGTTCATTGGTGTTAAAGATTTCTCAATTGTCATACTTAAAAGTATTGTATCACTATCGTCACATTTTATATTATTTTTAATCATTGTTATTTTTACACTTTATTACTTTTATATCGATGGTAAAAAAATTGTAACACGTATAAAAAGCTTATCGCCACTTGAAGCACATTTAAACAATATTTTACTAAATCAATTTAAAAATTTATCCATTACACTAGTAGGTAGTGTGTTTTTAATTGCACTATTACAAGGCATGATATTCTCAATCACGATTATAATTATTGGATTACCTGCTTTATATTTTGGTATTGCGATGGCGATGGCTAGTTTTATACCCTTATTGGGTGGTTTAATTATTTGGCTACCATTGAGTTTGTATTTATATGCCCAAGGTCAAATCACTGATGCGCTAATTGTTGCACTCTCTGGAGCTGTTGTAATTGGTTTTATTGTTGATAATTTAGCTCGACCTAGCATCATCAAATTCTTATCTAAAAAATCCAATGGTACAAATACACTAGACCACACTCTAATCACGGTATTATCTACCCTATCTGGCATTATACAATTTGGTATTTTAGGTTTGTTTATTGGTCCTATTATTGCTGCAATGGCAATTAGTATTTTTGATATTTATAGCATTAGATATAATAAAGATAGATTTGGCTTATAG
- a CDS encoding integration host factor subunit alpha — protein sequence MSITKKDIASALVKSMDITHVQALAITHDFFDQIKQTLASGESVKLSSFGNFVIREKSSRPGRNPKTGELVEILARKVVVFKSGLKLKSATQKGE from the coding sequence ATGTCAATTACTAAAAAAGATATTGCCAGTGCATTGGTAAAAAGTATGGACATAACCCATGTTCAAGCATTGGCAATTACGCATGATTTTTTTGATCAAATCAAACAAACTCTAGCCTCTGGAGAGTCAGTAAAGCTATCTAGTTTTGGTAACTTTGTTATTAGAGAGAAATCTTCCAGACCAGGCAGGAATCCTAAAACTGGCGAATTGGTTGAAATTTTAGCCAGGAAAGTAGTAGTATTTAAATCAGGATTAAAGCTTAAATCAGCTACTCAAAAAGGAGAATAA